Proteins encoded in a region of the Equus asinus isolate D_3611 breed Donkey chromosome X, EquAss-T2T_v2, whole genome shotgun sequence genome:
- the VMA21 gene encoding vacuolar ATPase assembly integral membrane protein VMA21 isoform X1: MLRGKSRLNVEWLGYSPGLLLERRPLLAGRTPRSPGRSESSLASTLKTLLFFTALMITVPIGLYFTTKSYIFEGAFGMSNRDSYFYAAIVAVVAVHVVLALFVYVAWNEGSRQWREGKQD, translated from the exons ATGCTGCGAGGCAAGTCCCGGCTCAACGTGGAGTGGCTGGGCTACTCGCCCGGCCTGCTGCTCGAGCGCAGGCCGCTCTTGGCCGGCCGCACACCGCGGAGCCCCGGCCG AAGTGAAAGTTCGTTAGCATCTACCCTGAAGACGCTGCTCTTCTTCACAGCTTTAATGATCACTGTACCTATTGGCTTATATTTCACAACTAAATCTTACATTTTTGAAG GAGCCTTTGGGATGTCCAATAGGGACAGCTATTTCTATGCAGCTATTGTTGCAGTGGTCGCCGTCCACGTGGTGCTGGCCCTCTTTGTTTATGTGGCCTGGAATGAAGGCTCACGACAGTGGCGTGAAGGAAAACAGGATTAA
- the VMA21 gene encoding vacuolar ATPase assembly integral membrane protein VMA21 isoform X2, with amino-acid sequence MERLDKAALNALQPPDFRSESSLASTLKTLLFFTALMITVPIGLYFTTKSYIFEGAFGMSNRDSYFYAAIVAVVAVHVVLALFVYVAWNEGSRQWREGKQD; translated from the exons ATGGAGCGCCTTGATAAAGCGGCGCTGAATGCTCTGCAGCCGCCCGACTTCAG AAGTGAAAGTTCGTTAGCATCTACCCTGAAGACGCTGCTCTTCTTCACAGCTTTAATGATCACTGTACCTATTGGCTTATATTTCACAACTAAATCTTACATTTTTGAAG GAGCCTTTGGGATGTCCAATAGGGACAGCTATTTCTATGCAGCTATTGTTGCAGTGGTCGCCGTCCACGTGGTGCTGGCCCTCTTTGTTTATGTGGCCTGGAATGAAGGCTCACGACAGTGGCGTGAAGGAAAACAGGATTAA